The Kryptolebias marmoratus isolate JLee-2015 linkage group LG9, ASM164957v2, whole genome shotgun sequence nucleotide sequence GCCAAATATCTCCTCCCAACCGTGTTGCTTCACGTGGAAATCTAAGCACTTTATTCAGTAGCTGGAGTTTATGGATGAAGTTAATGCGCATTAAACGCACGAGAGCCGTGCATGTCAGGGTGTAAATGATGTAACATGATAGCTGCAACAGGCCCTCAGTTGAGTTTGAAAAATGCAGCAGGGAGGAAAGAACTGATTTCACTTGTGAGTGGTTCCTCctgtttaacatgtttaacGACAacaaagagggagaaaaacaaatgaaacctCGGATATTATCATCAATCCAACAATTAGTCTTTGAGATGAGAGGTTaacggtttttgtttttgtctttttgaccAAGACAGGAAgtgtagttcttttttttattgcgggatgaatggatgaatccAAGAAAATGCGCGTGGCGCTATCTGTTCTGCGCAAAAGTTtgcaaagcagaaacaaacatgatgGTGTGAATCATTGCTGCCTGCCGCAGACGAGAAAACGAGCAAAGAGATGAAAAGTTGCCTCTtgtgtttcccttttttcccctgtgGCACCCATGGGAGCCCTTCCCAATgtccccctccctctccttACCTCCCATGGGcacccccctacacacacacacacacacacacacacacccgccaGACCCTGCCTTTGGAAACAACCCTAACGATCATCAAACCCTCCGCATCGTGTTTTCAGCTGTGTACACCATAATTGCCGGTTGAGTCGCCCATCTGCAGGAGAACAGGTAGTTGGCCGCGTTTCCTCGCCTCGCTGTGCCCCGCCCACCAGGAGCTCCGACCCTCCTGTGTAACCCCTGATTGGCTGAGGGGATTGCGGGTCCTGAGACTGAGCGCTCGGCTCGGAGCTGCGCGTCTGCCAGTGTGCACCAGTGGAGCGAGAGGAGCGCTTGTTGGAGTCAACTAGACAGCAACTGGCAACGagtagtgatttttttttctttccctcttgtCTCAGCCAGGCTGGATATAGGCTACTGTGCTTCAGTTTGCTGCAGCTCAATATCAGATGCGTTCTGAACGTACAGTGAGGCTCTGGCATCATTTCTTCCCACTGGCTTCggatttctctctctctgtttgtttcatgGACTCCTAACTGGGATATGTTTAGCCGTTCCAAGTGAGATACAAGGGAATTAATTAGTAAGTGAAAGCTTGAAGACTTGCGGAGGGGACAAGAGACTAAAATCTGCTGGAAATAGAAAGGTAATCGGGACTTGAGTGATGTGATAAGACGCGCAACTGCACCCCTCTTTTACGCAGAGATCCGGACTTAGGctgctgattattttttgtttccagtttgtttttttcattagcaTTTCAAACTCCCATCTGTCGACTGAGAAGGAAATTTAATCAGCGCTTGTAATAAACGAGATATTTTATCCAAAAGGCGACTTAAATATTGATTATCACCAGGGCGGTGAAATCCCCAGACTTTCGAGCTTCATCACTTCATCTGCACGGAAGATAAAGATTTTTTGTGGACTTGCTCACAGGAATTCACATACTGAGTCTATGCAGGCTTTTCTCCCCCTCTCCCTAATTTCAGCTGACTTGGAAATGGACACTTCATCATGTGTGAGACCAGTTTGCTGCTTGTTAAGATCCGCACGGAATTAAACGGCTAAACCACAACTGTGAGAAGATTCAGCATGTTTTCACAGACCTGTCGTCCTCAGTCTTTCTCCCGCTGCAGCAGCCCGGAGGATGTGCTCTGCTCGAGAAGAGTGAAATAAGCTGAGGCACTTGTTAGAATATTAGATCTCAGATCATGATATAATTCGCAAAAGAACTATTGCGATCCCAAACACTTTTTAATGGACATTCTAATGCGATGATTTGTTCGCATAatttttccaggtttttttgtgcgtttttttgtgtgtaattggcgagattttttttttttttttcattattaagcACAGAAAAACTCAACAGGTACAAGGCAAACCAAGAAGATGGAATTAATACAATTGGCTGCTGTGTTCCTCTTATTCTGGGTCGGGACTGAGGCTGTTATCAACCTGAAATATGGAATAAACGAGGAGATGAAGCCCGGGTCAGTGATTGGAAACGTGACAAAGGACGCGCTCAAGCAGGGATTTCAGATTGCACCGTCGCCCCCTTATTTAAGGGTTATTTCCAATTCAGAGCCTCGATGGGTGGAACTCAGCCCAGCCGGAATCCTTACAACCCAAATGAAAATAGATCGGGATGTGGTGTGCCGACAAACCCCAAAGTGCATTATTTCCCTTGAAGTGATGTCAAACTCCATGGAGATCTGCGTCATTAAAGTTGAAATCGAGGATTTGAACGACAACGCGCCCAGGTTCCCAACGAGCCACATTGACTTAGAGATTTCAGAAAATGCCTCCCCTGGTACCAGGTTTCCCCTAGAGGGGGCAAGCGACCCGGACTCGGGGATTTTTGGAGTGCAGTCTTATTCCATCACCCCAAATGAGCTTTTCGGactggaaataaaaaccagagGGGATGGGTCTAAAATTGCTGAGCTTGTTGTGCAAAAATCCTTAGACAGAGAGACCCAGTCTCACTACACGTATGAAATCAGTGCAGAGGATGGAGGAGACCCCCCAAAGATAGGTGCGGTCCAGTTAAACATTAAAGTCATTGATTCTAATGATAACAACCCTGTGTTTGATGAACCAGTGTACACCGTTAATGTCATGGAGAATTCCCCCATCAATACATTAGTCATAGACCTGAATGCAACGGATCCTGATGAGGGCACTAATGGAGAGATTGTGTACTCCTTCAACAGTTACGTCACCGAGAAAACCAGAGAGGCTTTCAAAATTGACCCCAGAACCGGGATCATCACTGTCAACGGTGTTTTGGATTATGAAACATCACAAATTTATGAGATTGATGTCCAGGCCAAAGATTTAGGTCCCAACTCCATCCCAGCTCACTGCAAAGTGACAGTGAACGTGATGGACACGAACGACAACCCACCTGTGATCAGTCTGCTCTCACTGAACACAGAGATGGTGGAAGTGAGCGAGAACGCGCAGCGTGGGTATGTCATTGCACTGGTGAGGGTGTCTGATAAGGACTCTGGGGCAAACGGCAAAGTGCAGTGCAGGCTGCAGGGCAACGTTCCATTCAGACTGCAAGAATATGAGAGCTTTTCCACCATACTCGTCGATGGCAGGCTGGACAGAGAGCAGAAGGACACATACAACCTGACCATCCAGGCTGAGGACAGTGGCAGCCCCCCATTACGTGCCACAAAATCTCTAGTTGTTAAAGTCACAGATGAAAATGACAACCCGCCCCACTTTGTTAAAGCACACTACCAGGAAATGGTGATGGAAAACAACCTCCCTGGTTCATGTCTGCTGGCAGTTTCAGCAGAGGACCCGGATCTGGGCATGAATGGCACAGTTTCATACTCCATAGTCCCTGGTGAGATTAAACACATGGATGTAAACACATATGTCAGCATAAACCCATCAGGGCGCATTTACTCCATGAGATCATTTGATCACGAATACACCAGGACTTTTGATTTCAAAGTTTTGGCAAGAGACAATGGCAACCCTTCCTTATCCAGTAATGCCACTGTGCGCATTGTGGTGTTGGACGTGAACGACAACACACCTGTCATGACAAACCCCCCACTGGTTAATGGGACAGCGGAGGTCTCCATCCCAAGAAATGCAGGGGTGGGTTACATGGTGACCCAAGTGAAAGCTGATGATTACGATGAGGGGGAGAATGGGCGGCTGACCTACACCATCTCGGAGGGGGACAGGGCTTTCTTTGAAATTGACCAGGTGAACGGAGAGGTGCGCTCCACCAGGATGTTTGGAGAAAACGCCAAGTCAACGTACGAGATCACTGTGGTGGCACGGGACCATGGCAAGCCCTCCCTGTCTGCCTCGGCCTACATCGTGGTCTACCTCTCACCAGACCTGAACGCGCAGGAAACCATTGGACCTGTCAACCTGTCGCTCATCTTCATCATTGCCCTGGGCTCTATCGCAGccatcctcttcatcaccatGATTTTTGTGGCAGTCAAGTGCAAGAGGGACAACAAGGAGATCCGAACGTACAACTGCAGGTACTGACTGAATCTggaatgtgtgtctgtgtgtgtgtgtgtgtgcctgtatCTGCATTGCTTTTACCATGCAGCATGTAGAGGCCCCGAGTGAGGACTGCAGATCCCCCCCACCTCACCCCCTGCTTCACAGCTCCACAGCAGAGGTAGACTTAAATGAACCCGACTGCTTTAAATCAGAGCCATTCTGCTGAGGCCCACTGTTCTGTGTTAGGGAAACGCTGATTGATGGATTTAATCCTCCCATTGTAACCAATTGACTCATAAATACGACGGTTCAGCTGTCATGTTCAATTTGCGGATGTGTTGCCGGACAATTAACGTCCCACTGACTCAATGGCAGTCCcagacatttattatttaacgTCCACCGTGGCTGATTGGCTGTGATCAGCTTTAATCTAGTGTGATTATGGACAGTCCTCTAGGATCATTCAGATTTCCTTCTGTTTTCATCCAaacgagaggaaaaaaagacattaagcCTGTACTTAAGAAGATATACTATCAGCTACATCAGTGCCATGAACTGTTACAGCAGGTTTATGGATAAAAGCAGATTAATATGTCCCAGATTTTCCCTGTTTTCTTCATCAATCTGAGCATCAGTTCTGCCTTTGATTTCCCAGCTTGTGCCACATCACCACTGTAAAATTTACATATAGATTGAATTTGAGAATTTAACCTGAAGCTATAATCATATTTTATTCCTCACGTAATTTTGTTGATTTGAGGTTAACTTCATTTCTAAGCAGTAGTGGTCATGAAAAAGTACTGACATTCCTTCAatatagagattttttttcctcagaagtGTTCTTTTAAGATATTTTTAAGTCATTGCGTATTTTAGACaggaaaatgatttatttctctgGTTCCAATCAGAAATCATTGCTTCTCCTCTCGTTAAGGTTGACATGAGAAGCTTATGTTTCCTGTTTggctaaaaatacttttatatatgtgattttatttgacCTTGACTGgaataaaagagaaatttaaTAAGTggcattttgattaaaacaattGCCTTGCTTTGAATGTCAGTCATGATTTctgtgaaagaaacagaaacaatgacAGTCAACAACAAATTCAAATTTTCAAACTGCTCCCAGTACTTTCCTCTCCCATTGTGAGTCTGTTTCCCTGCTGGGAGCTTTAATCAGCACTGAACTGCTCTGCTTCTCAGTCACCACCTCAAATATGAGGAGCAGTTATCTCCAATTTATTTCCTGTCCTCTGTCACTCTGCCAGACTCTGAAGTTTTCTCTTCCCAGATCTCAGTTTGGGTACAAAGCAGAGAGACAACATGTTAAAATga carries:
- the pcdh19 gene encoding protocadherin-19 isoform X6, with amino-acid sequence MELIQLAAVFLLFWVGTEAVINLKYGINEEMKPGSVIGNVTKDALKQGFQIAPSPPYLRVISNSEPRWVELSPAGILTTQMKIDRDVVCRQTPKCIISLEVMSNSMEICVIKVEIEDLNDNAPRFPTSHIDLEISENASPGTRFPLEGASDPDSGIFGVQSYSITPNELFGLEIKTRGDGSKIAELVVQKSLDRETQSHYTYEISAEDGGDPPKIGAVQLNIKVIDSNDNNPVFDEPVYTVNVMENSPINTLVIDLNATDPDEGTNGEIVYSFNSYVTEKTREAFKIDPRTGIITVNGVLDYETSQIYEIDVQAKDLGPNSIPAHCKVTVNVMDTNDNPPVISLLSLNTEMVEVSENAQRGYVIALVRVSDKDSGANGKVQCRLQGNVPFRLQEYESFSTILVDGRLDREQKDTYNLTIQAEDSGSPPLRATKSLVVKVTDENDNPPHFVKAHYQEMVMENNLPGSCLLAVSAEDPDLGMNGTVSYSIVPGEIKHMDVNTYVSINPSGRIYSMRSFDHEYTRTFDFKVLARDNGNPSLSSNATVRIVVLDVNDNTPVMTNPPLVNGTAEVSIPRNAGVGYMVTQVKADDYDEGENGRLTYTISEGDRAFFEIDQVNGEVRSTRMFGENAKSTYEITVVARDHGKPSLSASAYIVVYLSPDLNAQETIGPVNLSLIFIIALGSIAAILFITMIFVAVKCKRDNKEIRTYNCSFFYLRRVAEYSYGNQKKSSKKKKLSKNDIRLVPRDVEETDKMNVTENYSIDSSYVNSRAHLIKSTSTFKDLEGNSLKDSGHEESDQTDSEHDVQRGHYVDTAVNDMLNMTVPPNVCQLPDQDPNEGFHCQDECRILGHSDRCWMPRVPVPARAKSPEHGRNVIALSIEATTVDVPHYEDGTIKRTFATFGKDGSEDVERGEIKGKRTQESQVCSPKANGGAIREAGNGREAASPITSPVHLKSPVSKPSSTYNTLKCRDAERIANHSLLRQPEGKDSEPAVREINTLLQDGGDKESPSSKRLKDIVL
- the pcdh19 gene encoding protocadherin-19 isoform X7, whose product is MELIQLAAVFLLFWVGTEAVINLKYGINEEMKPGSVIGNVTKDALKQGFQIAPSPPYLRVISNSEPRWVELSPAGILTTQMKIDRDVVCRQTPKCIISLEVMSNSMEICVIKVEIEDLNDNAPRFPTSHIDLEISENASPGTRFPLEGASDPDSGIFGVQSYSITPNELFGLEIKTRGDGSKIAELVVQKSLDRETQSHYTYEISAEDGGDPPKIGAVQLNIKVIDSNDNNPVFDEPVYTVNVMENSPINTLVIDLNATDPDEGTNGEIVYSFNSYVTEKTREAFKIDPRTGIITVNGVLDYETSQIYEIDVQAKDLGPNSIPAHCKVTVNVMDTNDNPPVISLLSLNTEMVEVSENAQRGYVIALVRVSDKDSGANGKVQCRLQGNVPFRLQEYESFSTILVDGRLDREQKDTYNLTIQAEDSGSPPLRATKSLVVKVTDENDNPPHFVKAHYQEMVMENNLPGSCLLAVSAEDPDLGMNGTVSYSIVPGEIKHMDVNTYVSINPSGRIYSMRSFDHEYTRTFDFKVLARDNGNPSLSSNATVRIVVLDVNDNTPVMTNPPLVNGTAEVSIPRNAGVGYMVTQVKADDYDEGENGRLTYTISEGDRAFFEIDQVNGEVRSTRMFGENAKSTYEITVVARDHGKPSLSASAYIVVYLSPDLNAQETIGPVNLSLIFIIALGSIAAILFITMIFVAVKCKRDNKEIRTYNCRVAEYSYGNQKKSSKKKKLSKNDIRLVPRDVEETDKMNVTENYSIDSSYVNSRAHLIKSTSTFKDLEGNSLKDSGHEESDQTDSEHDVQRGHYVDTAVNDMLNMTVPPNVCQLPDQDPNEGFHCQDECRILGHSDRCWMPRVPVPARAKSPEHGRNVIALSIEATTVDVPHYEDGTIKRTFATFGKDGSEDVERGEIKGKRTQESQVCSPKANGGAIREAGNGREAASPITSPVHLKSPVSKPSSTYNTLKCRDAERIANHSLLRQPEGKDSEPAVREINTLLQDGGDKESPSSKRLKDIVL
- the pcdh19 gene encoding protocadherin-19 isoform X5; this translates as MELIQLAAVFLLFWVGTEAVINLKYGINEEMKPGSVIGNVTKDALKQGFQIAPSPPYLRVISNSEPRWVELSPAGILTTQMKIDRDVVCRQTPKCIISLEVMSNSMEICVIKVEIEDLNDNAPRFPTSHIDLEISENASPGTRFPLEGASDPDSGIFGVQSYSITPNELFGLEIKTRGDGSKIAELVVQKSLDRETQSHYTYEISAEDGGDPPKIGAVQLNIKVIDSNDNNPVFDEPVYTVNVMENSPINTLVIDLNATDPDEGTNGEIVYSFNSYVTEKTREAFKIDPRTGIITVNGVLDYETSQIYEIDVQAKDLGPNSIPAHCKVTVNVMDTNDNPPVISLLSLNTEMVEVSENAQRGYVIALVRVSDKDSGANGKVQCRLQGNVPFRLQEYESFSTILVDGRLDREQKDTYNLTIQAEDSGSPPLRATKSLVVKVTDENDNPPHFVKAHYQEMVMENNLPGSCLLAVSAEDPDLGMNGTVSYSIVPGEIKHMDVNTYVSINPSGRIYSMRSFDHEYTRTFDFKVLARDNGNPSLSSNATVRIVVLDVNDNTPVMTNPPLVNGTAEVSIPRNAGVGYMVTQVKADDYDEGENGRLTYTISEGDRAFFEIDQVNGEVRSTRMFGENAKSTYEITVVARDHGKPSLSASAYIVVYLSPDLNAQETIGPVNLSLIFIIALGSIAAILFITMIFVAVKCKRDNKEIRTYNCSFFYLRRVAEYSYGNQKKSSKKKKLSKNDIRLVPRDVEETDKMNVTENYSIDSSYVNSRAHLIKRPPCSTSTFKDLEGNSLKDSGHEESDQTDSEHDVQRGHYVDTAVNDMLNMTVPPNVCQLPDQDPNEGFHCQDECRILGHSDRCWMPRVPVPARAKSPEHGRNVIALSIEATTVDVPHYEDGTIKRTFATFGKDGSEDVERGEIKGKRTQESQVCSPKANGGAIREAGNGREAASPITSPVHLKSPVSKPSSTYNTLKCRDAERIANHSLLRQPEGKDSEPAVREINTLLQDGGDKESPSSKRLKDIVL
- the pcdh19 gene encoding protocadherin-19 isoform X4, with the protein product MELIQLAAVFLLFWVGTEAVINLKYGINEEMKPGSVIGNVTKDALKQGFQIAPSPPYLRVISNSEPRWVELSPAGILTTQMKIDRDVVCRQTPKCIISLEVMSNSMEICVIKVEIEDLNDNAPRFPTSHIDLEISENASPGTRFPLEGASDPDSGIFGVQSYSITPNELFGLEIKTRGDGSKIAELVVQKSLDRETQSHYTYEISAEDGGDPPKIGAVQLNIKVIDSNDNNPVFDEPVYTVNVMENSPINTLVIDLNATDPDEGTNGEIVYSFNSYVTEKTREAFKIDPRTGIITVNGVLDYETSQIYEIDVQAKDLGPNSIPAHCKVTVNVMDTNDNPPVISLLSLNTEMVEVSENAQRGYVIALVRVSDKDSGANGKVQCRLQGNVPFRLQEYESFSTILVDGRLDREQKDTYNLTIQAEDSGSPPLRATKSLVVKVTDENDNPPHFVKAHYQEMVMENNLPGSCLLAVSAEDPDLGMNGTVSYSIVPGEIKHMDVNTYVSINPSGRIYSMRSFDHEYTRTFDFKVLARDNGNPSLSSNATVRIVVLDVNDNTPVMTNPPLVNGTAEVSIPRNAGVGYMVTQVKADDYDEGENGRLTYTISEGDRAFFEIDQVNGEVRSTRMFGENAKSTYEITVVARDHGKPSLSASAYIVVYLSPDLNAQETIGPVNLSLIFIIALGSIAAILFITMIFVAVKCKRDNKEIRTYNCRVAEYSYGNQKKSSKKKKLSKNDIRLVPRDVEETDKMNVVSCSSLTSSLNYFDYHQQSLPLGCRRSESTFLNVENQNSRNAAPNHGYQHPFTGQGHQQPDLIINGMPLPETENYSIDSSYVNSRAHLIKSTSTFKDLEGNSLKDSGHEESDQTDSEHDVQRGHYVDTAVNDMLNMTVPPNVCQLPDQDPNEGFHCQDECRILGHSDRCWMPRVPVPARAKSPEHGRNVIALSIEATTVDVPHYEDGTIKRTFATFGKDGSEDVERGEIKGKRTQESQVCSPKANGGAIREAGNGREAASPITSPVHLKSPVSKPSSTYNTLKCRDAERIANHSLLRQPEGKDSEPAVREINTLLQDGGDKESPSSKRLKDIVL
- the pcdh19 gene encoding protocadherin-19 isoform X1 — translated: MELIQLAAVFLLFWVGTEAVINLKYGINEEMKPGSVIGNVTKDALKQGFQIAPSPPYLRVISNSEPRWVELSPAGILTTQMKIDRDVVCRQTPKCIISLEVMSNSMEICVIKVEIEDLNDNAPRFPTSHIDLEISENASPGTRFPLEGASDPDSGIFGVQSYSITPNELFGLEIKTRGDGSKIAELVVQKSLDRETQSHYTYEISAEDGGDPPKIGAVQLNIKVIDSNDNNPVFDEPVYTVNVMENSPINTLVIDLNATDPDEGTNGEIVYSFNSYVTEKTREAFKIDPRTGIITVNGVLDYETSQIYEIDVQAKDLGPNSIPAHCKVTVNVMDTNDNPPVISLLSLNTEMVEVSENAQRGYVIALVRVSDKDSGANGKVQCRLQGNVPFRLQEYESFSTILVDGRLDREQKDTYNLTIQAEDSGSPPLRATKSLVVKVTDENDNPPHFVKAHYQEMVMENNLPGSCLLAVSAEDPDLGMNGTVSYSIVPGEIKHMDVNTYVSINPSGRIYSMRSFDHEYTRTFDFKVLARDNGNPSLSSNATVRIVVLDVNDNTPVMTNPPLVNGTAEVSIPRNAGVGYMVTQVKADDYDEGENGRLTYTISEGDRAFFEIDQVNGEVRSTRMFGENAKSTYEITVVARDHGKPSLSASAYIVVYLSPDLNAQETIGPVNLSLIFIIALGSIAAILFITMIFVAVKCKRDNKEIRTYNCSFFYLRRVAEYSYGNQKKSSKKKKLSKNDIRLVPRDVEETDKMNVVSCSSLTSSLNYFDYHQQSLPLGCRRSESTFLNVENQNSRNAAPNHGYQHPFTGQGHQQPDLIINGMPLPETENYSIDSSYVNSRAHLIKRPPCSTSTFKDLEGNSLKDSGHEESDQTDSEHDVQRGHYVDTAVNDMLNMTVPPNVCQLPDQDPNEGFHCQDECRILGHSDRCWMPRVPVPARAKSPEHGRNVIALSIEATTVDVPHYEDGTIKRTFATFGKDGSEDVERGEIKGKRTQESQVCSPKANGGAIREAGNGREAASPITSPVHLKSPVSKPSSTYNTLKCRDAERIANHSLLRQPEGKDSEPAVREINTLLQDGGDKESPSSKRLKDIVL
- the pcdh19 gene encoding protocadherin-19 isoform X3, encoding MELIQLAAVFLLFWVGTEAVINLKYGINEEMKPGSVIGNVTKDALKQGFQIAPSPPYLRVISNSEPRWVELSPAGILTTQMKIDRDVVCRQTPKCIISLEVMSNSMEICVIKVEIEDLNDNAPRFPTSHIDLEISENASPGTRFPLEGASDPDSGIFGVQSYSITPNELFGLEIKTRGDGSKIAELVVQKSLDRETQSHYTYEISAEDGGDPPKIGAVQLNIKVIDSNDNNPVFDEPVYTVNVMENSPINTLVIDLNATDPDEGTNGEIVYSFNSYVTEKTREAFKIDPRTGIITVNGVLDYETSQIYEIDVQAKDLGPNSIPAHCKVTVNVMDTNDNPPVISLLSLNTEMVEVSENAQRGYVIALVRVSDKDSGANGKVQCRLQGNVPFRLQEYESFSTILVDGRLDREQKDTYNLTIQAEDSGSPPLRATKSLVVKVTDENDNPPHFVKAHYQEMVMENNLPGSCLLAVSAEDPDLGMNGTVSYSIVPGEIKHMDVNTYVSINPSGRIYSMRSFDHEYTRTFDFKVLARDNGNPSLSSNATVRIVVLDVNDNTPVMTNPPLVNGTAEVSIPRNAGVGYMVTQVKADDYDEGENGRLTYTISEGDRAFFEIDQVNGEVRSTRMFGENAKSTYEITVVARDHGKPSLSASAYIVVYLSPDLNAQETIGPVNLSLIFIIALGSIAAILFITMIFVAVKCKRDNKEIRTYNCRVAEYSYGNQKKSSKKKKLSKNDIRLVPRDVEETDKMNVVSCSSLTSSLNYFDYHQQSLPLGCRRSESTFLNVENQNSRNAAPNHGYQHPFTGQGHQQPDLIINGMPLPETENYSIDSSYVNSRAHLIKRPPCSTSTFKDLEGNSLKDSGHEESDQTDSEHDVQRGHYVDTAVNDMLNMTVPPNVCQLPDQDPNEGFHCQDECRILGHSDRCWMPRVPVPARAKSPEHGRNVIALSIEATTVDVPHYEDGTIKRTFATFGKDGSEDVERGEIKGKRTQESQVCSPKANGGAIREAGNGREAASPITSPVHLKSPVSKPSSTYNTLKCRDAERIANHSLLRQPEGKDSEPAVREINTLLQDGGDKESPSSKRLKDIVL
- the pcdh19 gene encoding protocadherin-19 isoform X2, encoding MELIQLAAVFLLFWVGTEAVINLKYGINEEMKPGSVIGNVTKDALKQGFQIAPSPPYLRVISNSEPRWVELSPAGILTTQMKIDRDVVCRQTPKCIISLEVMSNSMEICVIKVEIEDLNDNAPRFPTSHIDLEISENASPGTRFPLEGASDPDSGIFGVQSYSITPNELFGLEIKTRGDGSKIAELVVQKSLDRETQSHYTYEISAEDGGDPPKIGAVQLNIKVIDSNDNNPVFDEPVYTVNVMENSPINTLVIDLNATDPDEGTNGEIVYSFNSYVTEKTREAFKIDPRTGIITVNGVLDYETSQIYEIDVQAKDLGPNSIPAHCKVTVNVMDTNDNPPVISLLSLNTEMVEVSENAQRGYVIALVRVSDKDSGANGKVQCRLQGNVPFRLQEYESFSTILVDGRLDREQKDTYNLTIQAEDSGSPPLRATKSLVVKVTDENDNPPHFVKAHYQEMVMENNLPGSCLLAVSAEDPDLGMNGTVSYSIVPGEIKHMDVNTYVSINPSGRIYSMRSFDHEYTRTFDFKVLARDNGNPSLSSNATVRIVVLDVNDNTPVMTNPPLVNGTAEVSIPRNAGVGYMVTQVKADDYDEGENGRLTYTISEGDRAFFEIDQVNGEVRSTRMFGENAKSTYEITVVARDHGKPSLSASAYIVVYLSPDLNAQETIGPVNLSLIFIIALGSIAAILFITMIFVAVKCKRDNKEIRTYNCSFFYLRRVAEYSYGNQKKSSKKKKLSKNDIRLVPRDVEETDKMNVVSCSSLTSSLNYFDYHQQSLPLGCRRSESTFLNVENQNSRNAAPNHGYQHPFTGQGHQQPDLIINGMPLPETENYSIDSSYVNSRAHLIKSTSTFKDLEGNSLKDSGHEESDQTDSEHDVQRGHYVDTAVNDMLNMTVPPNVCQLPDQDPNEGFHCQDECRILGHSDRCWMPRVPVPARAKSPEHGRNVIALSIEATTVDVPHYEDGTIKRTFATFGKDGSEDVERGEIKGKRTQESQVCSPKANGGAIREAGNGREAASPITSPVHLKSPVSKPSSTYNTLKCRDAERIANHSLLRQPEGKDSEPAVREINTLLQDGGDKESPSSKRLKDIVL